Proteins from a single region of Starkeya sp. ORNL1:
- a CDS encoding iron ABC transporter substrate-binding protein, with amino-acid sequence MKLSIFSVALALVSAAPLVANAQDASSPGITVYNAQHESLAQAWADGFTKETGIKVTLRNGGDTEFGNQIIQEGAASPADVFLTENSPAMVLVENAGLFAPLDADTLALVPDNFRPASGKWTGIAARSTVFAYDSRKLKPDQLPKSLMDLADPSWKGRWAASPSGADFQAIVAAMLELKGEQATAAWLKAMKENFTAYKGNSTAMKAVNAGQTEGAVIYHYYWFGDQAKTAENSKNVALHYFRNQDPGAFVSISGGGVLASSKHPKEAQAFIKWIAGKGGQDVLKTGNSFEYAVGIGAQSNPKLVPLSDLQAPKVEPSNLKSKQVTDLMTAAGLL; translated from the coding sequence ATGAAACTCTCGATATTTAGTGTGGCGCTGGCGCTGGTGAGCGCTGCTCCTCTCGTTGCCAACGCGCAAGACGCCTCGTCCCCGGGAATCACGGTCTACAACGCCCAGCATGAGAGCCTGGCGCAGGCGTGGGCCGATGGCTTCACCAAGGAGACCGGCATCAAGGTCACGCTGCGCAATGGCGGCGATACCGAATTCGGCAACCAGATCATCCAGGAGGGCGCCGCGTCGCCGGCCGACGTGTTCCTGACCGAGAACTCCCCGGCGATGGTCCTCGTCGAGAATGCCGGCCTATTCGCGCCGCTCGACGCCGATACCCTTGCGCTGGTGCCCGACAATTTCCGGCCTGCGAGCGGAAAGTGGACCGGCATCGCCGCGCGGAGCACGGTCTTCGCCTATGACAGCCGGAAGCTGAAGCCCGACCAATTGCCGAAGTCGCTGATGGATCTCGCCGATCCCTCCTGGAAGGGTCGTTGGGCGGCGTCGCCGTCGGGCGCGGATTTCCAGGCCATCGTGGCGGCGATGCTCGAACTCAAGGGCGAGCAGGCGACCGCCGCGTGGCTGAAGGCGATGAAGGAGAACTTTACGGCCTACAAGGGCAACAGCACCGCGATGAAGGCGGTCAATGCCGGCCAGACCGAAGGCGCCGTCATCTACCATTATTACTGGTTCGGCGATCAGGCGAAGACGGCCGAGAACAGCAAGAACGTGGCGCTGCACTATTTCCGCAACCAGGATCCCGGTGCGTTCGTCAGCATTTCCGGTGGCGGGGTGCTCGCCTCCAGCAAGCATCCCAAGGAAGCCCAGGCCTTCATCAAATGGATCGCCGGCAAGGGCGGCCAGGACGTGCTGAAGACCGGGAATTCGTTCGAATACGCCGTCGGCATCGGCGCGCAATCGAATCCGAAGCTGGTCCCGCTGTCCGACCTGCAGGCTCCGAAAGTGGAGCCCTCCAATTTGAAGAGCAAGCAGGTCACCGACCTGATGACGGCGGCCGGGCTGCTCTAG